A single region of the Candidatus Poribacteria bacterium genome encodes:
- a CDS encoding DUF4145 domain-containing protein, with protein MNSVLEPITKSSQYQQPEHNKEKFNCPHCNIFTNHAWIEELYDEDGGLFYIQEETISASICSACDSTTFWVKNQIIYPQLRAAPHPNSDLPDDITEIYEQAAAIAHQSSIAACALLRLAAEKLIQHLGGKGTLNESIGNMVKKGLSPQIQQSLDILRITGNNAIHAGLIIFEDKTNVQHLFHIINTIAHVLITQPKETESLYNQLPENSKEEIKRRDDIS; from the coding sequence ATGAACTCCGTTTTAGAACCTATTACGAAATCTTCTCAATATCAGCAGCCAGAACACAACAAAGAGAAATTTAACTGTCCTCATTGTAATATCTTTACGAATCATGCTTGGATAGAAGAACTTTATGATGAAGACGGAGGCCTTTTCTATATTCAAGAAGAAACTATTAGTGCTTCTATCTGTTCAGCATGTGATAGCACAACTTTTTGGGTGAAAAATCAGATTATATATCCACAATTAAGAGCAGCTCCGCACCCCAACAGTGATTTACCAGATGACATAACAGAGATTTATGAACAAGCTGCTGCAATAGCTCATCAATCATCTATAGCAGCTTGTGCTTTATTGAGATTAGCAGCCGAAAAACTGATCCAACATTTAGGGGGGAAAGGCACTCTTAACGAGTCTATAGGAAACATGGTTAAAAAAGGACTTTCACCACAGATTCAGCAGTCCTTGGATATACTAAGGATAACAGGAAACAATGCTATACATGCGGGGCTGATCATTTTTGAAGATAAGACCAATGTTCAACATCTTTTTCACATAATCAACACAATTGCTCATGTGTTAATCACTCAACCTAAAGAGACAGAGTCTCTATATAACCAACTCCCTGAAAATTCTAAAGAAGAAATAAAAAGGCGAGATGATATATCCTAA